The following proteins come from a genomic window of Natrinema saccharevitans:
- the argF gene encoding ornithine carbamoyltransferase → MTTATNETEPRHFLDVDDLSEAELLAVLDRADEYKRAVDDGDDHADLSGQTLGMLFQKASTRTRVSFETGMTQLGGHAIFLGEDDIQLGRGEPLKDTSRALSRYVDAVMARVFKHENVEVLAEYSSVPIVNGLTDDAHPCQTLADLLTIREHEDGFEGVSAAWIGDGNNVAQSFALGAALTDMDLTIATPEGYEVDDGVLERARELGGEPTVTTDPVEAATDADVIYTDVWISMGQEDERDVRMNDFEGFQVNADLLENAPDASVMHCLPAHRGEEITDDVIEGGRSVVFDQAENRLHAQKALLSWLLE, encoded by the coding sequence ATGACAACAGCAACGAACGAGACGGAGCCGAGACACTTCCTCGACGTCGACGACCTCTCCGAGGCGGAACTGCTCGCAGTGCTAGACAGGGCCGACGAGTACAAACGCGCCGTCGACGACGGCGACGACCACGCCGACCTGTCCGGACAGACGCTGGGGATGCTCTTCCAGAAGGCGAGTACCCGCACCCGCGTCTCCTTCGAGACGGGCATGACCCAACTCGGCGGGCACGCGATCTTCCTCGGGGAAGACGACATCCAACTCGGCCGCGGCGAACCGCTGAAAGACACCTCGCGTGCGCTCTCGCGGTACGTCGACGCCGTGATGGCCCGCGTCTTCAAACACGAGAACGTCGAGGTGCTCGCGGAGTACTCCTCCGTGCCGATCGTCAACGGCCTCACCGACGACGCCCACCCCTGCCAGACGCTCGCGGACCTATTGACGATCCGCGAACACGAGGACGGCTTCGAGGGCGTCTCGGCGGCCTGGATCGGCGACGGCAACAACGTCGCCCAGTCGTTCGCGCTCGGTGCCGCACTGACCGACATGGACCTGACGATCGCGACGCCCGAGGGATACGAGGTCGACGACGGCGTCCTCGAGCGGGCCCGCGAGCTGGGCGGCGAGCCGACGGTCACGACCGACCCCGTCGAGGCCGCCACCGACGCCGACGTCATCTACACGGACGTCTGGATCTCGATGGGCCAGGAGGACGAACGCGACGTCCGGATGAACGACTTCGAGGGCTTCCAGGTCAACGCGGACCTGCTCGAGAACGCCCCCGACGCCTCGGTCATGCACTGTCTCCCCGCCCACCGCGGCGAGGAGATCACCGACGATGTCATCGAGGGCGGTCGTTCGGTCGTCTTCGACCAGGCCGAGAACCGGCTGCACGCACAGAAAGCGTTGTTGAGCTGGCTGCTCGAGTAG
- the thrC gene encoding threonine synthase yields MSLSLSAEQPDQPADADDGVWLECIECGETFAPFDDVRYTCDDCDGLLEVRYADLPTFDDFEGQGVWRYADALPFEAGVSIQEGATPLYEVPRLEGDVGIEALRIKHEGMNPTGSFKDRGMTVGVRVAKELDVGRLACASTGNTSAALAAYGSRGGMQTLVLLPAGKVAAGKIAQASLHGARILEVDGNFDACLDIVQELAGQGEAYLLNSLNPFRLEGQKTIGLEILEGFLADYDTVPDRIVLPVGNAGNTSALYKAFRELVQAGALDEDDVPKLTGVQAEGAAPMVEAIENGADEIRRWEDVETRATAIRIGNPVNAPKALPGIRETGGTGVAVSDEEITEAQRDIAAEGIGVEPASAASVAGLRKLRDEGVVSDDERVACLTTGHLLKDPDAAAAAGSEPEPVPADTEGVLDHLQE; encoded by the coding sequence ATGAGTCTCAGTCTCTCGGCCGAGCAGCCCGACCAGCCCGCCGACGCCGACGACGGCGTCTGGCTCGAGTGCATCGAGTGCGGCGAAACCTTCGCTCCGTTCGACGACGTTCGCTACACCTGTGACGACTGTGACGGCCTCCTCGAGGTTCGGTACGCCGATCTGCCGACGTTCGACGACTTCGAGGGACAGGGGGTCTGGCGCTACGCCGACGCCCTGCCGTTCGAGGCCGGCGTCTCGATCCAGGAGGGCGCGACGCCGCTGTACGAGGTCCCCCGCCTCGAGGGGGACGTCGGGATCGAGGCCCTGCGGATCAAACACGAGGGGATGAATCCCACGGGCTCGTTCAAGGACCGCGGAATGACCGTCGGCGTTCGGGTCGCGAAAGAACTCGACGTCGGCCGACTGGCCTGTGCTTCGACGGGTAATACCAGCGCCGCCCTGGCCGCCTACGGCTCCCGCGGCGGGATGCAGACGCTCGTTCTGCTACCCGCGGGCAAGGTCGCGGCCGGCAAGATCGCACAGGCAAGTCTCCACGGGGCCCGCATTCTCGAGGTCGACGGCAACTTCGACGCCTGTCTCGACATCGTCCAGGAACTCGCGGGACAGGGCGAGGCCTACCTGCTGAACTCGCTGAACCCCTTCCGACTCGAGGGCCAGAAGACGATCGGCCTCGAGATCCTCGAGGGCTTTCTCGCCGACTACGATACCGTCCCGGATCGGATCGTCCTCCCGGTCGGCAACGCCGGCAACACGTCGGCGCTGTACAAGGCCTTCCGCGAACTCGTCCAAGCGGGCGCGCTCGACGAGGACGACGTGCCGAAACTGACCGGCGTGCAGGCTGAAGGGGCCGCGCCGATGGTCGAAGCGATCGAGAACGGGGCCGACGAGATCCGCCGCTGGGAAGATGTCGAGACCCGCGCGACCGCGATCCGGATCGGGAACCCGGTCAACGCGCCGAAGGCACTGCCCGGCATCCGGGAGACCGGCGGGACCGGGGTCGCGGTCTCCGACGAGGAGATCACCGAGGCCCAGCGGGACATCGCCGCCGAAGGGATCGGCGTCGAGCCGGCCTCCGCGGCCTCCGTCGCCGGCCTGCGAAAGCTCCGCGACGAGGGGGTCGTCTCCGACGACGAGCGCGTCGCCTGTCTGACCACCGGCCACCTGCTCAAAGACCCCGACGCCGCCGCTGCAGCGGGGAGCGAACCCGAACCGGTTCCGGCCGACACCGAGGGGGTCCTCGACCATCTTCAGGAGTAA
- a CDS encoding histidine kinase, translating into MASEIATRTVDRTETRLEPWQAGTVGGIAGAIVFGAMMAMQTPGVLEGAIPALYGLEGGLAGTILHVAHGAVLGVAFAALLVATGRSDPGLTTGGTLGLGYGLVVWAVLAVVVMPIWLSTVGFAMAPPAPNVAVESLVGHAAYGLVLGVAYALLE; encoded by the coding sequence ATGGCATCAGAGATCGCCACCCGAACGGTCGACCGAACCGAAACGAGACTCGAACCCTGGCAAGCCGGCACCGTCGGCGGTATCGCTGGCGCGATCGTCTTCGGCGCGATGATGGCGATGCAGACGCCCGGCGTTCTCGAGGGCGCAATCCCAGCGCTGTACGGCCTCGAGGGCGGCCTCGCGGGGACGATTCTGCACGTCGCACACGGGGCCGTCCTCGGCGTCGCCTTCGCCGCCCTACTGGTCGCGACGGGGCGATCCGACCCGGGACTCACGACCGGTGGCACCCTCGGACTCGGCTACGGCCTCGTCGTCTGGGCAGTCCTCGCGGTCGTCGTCATGCCGATCTGGCTCTCGACGGTCGGCTTCGCGATGGCACCCCCCGCCCCGAACGTCGCGGTCGAGAGCCTCGTCGGTCACGCCGCGTACGGGCTCGTCCTCGGCGTCGCGTACGCGCTGCTCGAGTGA
- a CDS encoding minichromosome maintenance protein MCM, whose translation MAQAGNSELVDSFEQFFRNYYDNEIKQLAQQYPNEQRSLHVDWQDLYRFDPDLADDFINQPEQLQRYAEEALRLYDLPIDVSLGQAHVRVRNLPETESPEIREIRARDMNSLVQVHGIVRKATDVRPKIEEAAFECQLCGTLTRVPQSSGDFQEPHECQGCERQGPFRVNFDQSEFVDSQKLRVQESPEGLRGGETPQALDVNIEDDITGEVTPGDHVSATGVLRLEQQGDQQEKSPVFDFYMEGMSVEIDEEQFEDMDITGEDKEEIVRLSSSEDIYEKMVASIAPSIYGYDQEKLSMILQLFSGVTKQLPDGSRIRGDLHMLLIGDPGTGKSQMLAYIENIAPRAVYTSGKGSSSAGLTAAAVRDDFGDGQQWSLEAGALVLADQGIAAIDELDKMRPEDRSAMHEALEQQKISVSKAGINATLKSRCSLLGAANPKYGRFDQYEPISEQIDLEPALISRFDLIFTVTDTPDEEKDRNLAEHIITTNYAGELTTQREEMNQLEVSTDEIDEMTDQVDPEIDAELLRKYVAYAKQNCHPRMTEAARNAIRDFYVDLRSKGTDEDAAVPVTARKLEALVRLSEASARVRLSDTVEQADAERVIEIVRSCLQDVGVDPETGEFDADIVEAGTSKSQRDRIKNLKQLIGDIEEEYDDGAPVDIVMERAEEIGMDQSKAEHEIDKLKQKGEVYEPSTNTLRTT comes from the coding sequence ATGGCGCAAGCGGGAAACTCCGAACTCGTCGACTCTTTCGAGCAGTTCTTCCGGAACTACTACGACAACGAGATCAAGCAGCTTGCCCAGCAGTACCCCAACGAGCAGCGGTCGCTGCACGTCGACTGGCAGGACCTCTACCGGTTCGACCCCGACCTTGCCGACGACTTCATCAACCAGCCCGAACAGCTGCAACGGTACGCCGAGGAGGCCCTGCGGCTGTACGACCTCCCGATCGACGTGAGCCTCGGCCAGGCTCACGTCCGAGTGCGGAACCTTCCGGAGACGGAGTCGCCCGAGATTCGGGAGATCCGCGCCCGCGACATGAACTCCCTCGTGCAAGTTCACGGCATCGTCCGCAAGGCCACCGACGTCCGCCCGAAGATCGAGGAAGCCGCCTTCGAGTGCCAGCTCTGTGGCACCCTCACGCGGGTCCCCCAGTCCAGCGGCGACTTCCAGGAACCCCACGAGTGTCAGGGCTGTGAACGACAGGGCCCCTTCCGCGTGAACTTCGACCAGTCCGAGTTCGTCGACTCCCAGAAGCTCCGCGTGCAGGAGAGCCCCGAGGGGCTCCGCGGCGGGGAGACCCCGCAAGCGCTGGACGTCAACATCGAAGACGACATCACCGGTGAGGTCACCCCCGGCGACCACGTCTCCGCGACCGGCGTCCTCCGCCTCGAGCAACAGGGCGACCAACAGGAGAAGTCGCCCGTCTTCGATTTCTACATGGAGGGCATGTCCGTCGAGATCGACGAAGAGCAGTTCGAGGACATGGACATCACCGGCGAGGACAAAGAGGAGATCGTCCGGCTCTCGAGTTCCGAGGACATCTACGAGAAGATGGTCGCCTCCATCGCTCCCTCGATCTACGGCTACGACCAGGAGAAGCTCTCGATGATCCTCCAGCTGTTCTCCGGCGTCACGAAGCAGTTGCCCGACGGCTCGCGAATCCGGGGCGACCTGCACATGCTTCTCATCGGTGATCCGGGTACCGGGAAGAGCCAGATGCTGGCATACATCGAGAACATCGCGCCCCGGGCCGTCTACACCTCCGGGAAAGGGTCGTCCTCGGCCGGTCTCACCGCCGCAGCCGTTCGCGACGACTTCGGCGACGGCCAGCAGTGGAGCCTCGAGGCCGGCGCGCTCGTCCTCGCCGATCAGGGGATCGCGGCCATCGACGAACTCGACAAGATGCGACCGGAAGACCGGTCGGCAATGCACGAGGCCTTAGAGCAACAGAAGATCTCCGTCTCGAAGGCCGGCATCAACGCCACGCTGAAGTCCCGGTGTTCGCTGCTCGGCGCGGCAAACCCAAAGTACGGCCGATTCGACCAGTACGAACCGATCAGCGAGCAGATCGACCTCGAGCCGGCCCTGATCTCGCGGTTCGACCTGATCTTTACCGTGACGGACACGCCCGACGAGGAGAAAGACCGCAACCTCGCGGAACACATCATCACGACCAACTACGCGGGGGAGTTGACCACCCAGCGCGAGGAGATGAACCAACTCGAGGTCAGCACCGACGAGATCGACGAGATGACCGACCAGGTCGATCCGGAGATCGACGCCGAACTCCTGCGCAAGTACGTCGCCTACGCCAAACAGAACTGTCACCCGCGGATGACCGAGGCCGCCCGCAACGCGATCCGGGATTTCTACGTCGATCTGCGCTCGAAGGGGACCGACGAGGACGCCGCGGTGCCGGTCACGGCCCGAAAGCTCGAGGCGCTCGTGCGGCTCTCGGAGGCCAGCGCCCGCGTGCGGCTCTCGGACACGGTCGAACAGGCGGACGCCGAACGGGTCATCGAGATCGTCCGCTCGTGTCTGCAGGATGTCGGCGTCGACCCCGAAACCGGCGAGTTCGACGCGGACATCGTCGAAGCCGGGACCTCGAAGTCCCAGCGCGACCGGATCAAGAACCTCAAGCAGCTCATCGGGGACATCGAGGAAGAGTACGACGACGGCGCGCCGGTCGACATCGTCATGGAGCGGGCCGAGGAGATCGGCATGGACCAGTCCAAAGCCGAACACGAGATCGACAAACTCAAACAGAAAGGCGAGGTCTACGAACCGAGTACGAATACGCTCCGGACGACGTGA
- a CDS encoding transcription initiation factor IIB, with translation MADTAAVCPECDGRLRQRGTEIVCEDCGLVSGEDSIDRGPEWRSFEDDDTDRRRTGAPLTRSRHDRGLSTEIGYGSGSDSGYSSRLTGRKRRQIARLRREHNRARISSKVERNQVYGFAEIRRITASLSLPESAREQACALFESAQSEGLFQGRSLEGFAAAAIYATCRTRSIARTTDEIADTARADGDELSVAYDALNRELGLPTGPIDPAEYLPRYASKLEVGTAVEQRARDHVETLLEAGLIGGRNPSGVAAACLYKAAGEREDWPTLTQATAAEVADVAPVTIRSTVVDLRELGSAELVSASSD, from the coding sequence ATGGCAGATACGGCTGCAGTCTGTCCCGAATGCGATGGCAGATTACGGCAGAGAGGTACCGAAATCGTGTGTGAAGACTGCGGACTCGTCTCCGGCGAGGATTCGATCGATCGCGGCCCGGAATGGCGCTCCTTCGAGGACGACGACACCGATCGACGACGGACCGGCGCACCGCTCACCCGCTCGAGACACGATCGCGGACTGTCCACGGAGATCGGCTACGGCTCCGGATCCGATTCGGGATACAGCTCCCGGCTGACCGGCCGGAAGCGCCGACAGATCGCTCGCCTCCGCAGGGAACACAACCGCGCCCGAATCTCCTCGAAAGTCGAACGGAATCAGGTCTACGGGTTCGCCGAAATCAGACGGATTACCGCCTCGCTCTCCTTGCCGGAGTCGGCCAGGGAGCAGGCCTGTGCCCTTTTCGAGTCCGCACAGTCCGAGGGACTCTTTCAGGGCCGCTCGCTCGAGGGGTTCGCGGCCGCCGCCATCTACGCGACCTGCCGGACCCGGTCGATCGCCCGGACGACCGACGAGATCGCCGATACGGCCCGCGCCGACGGCGACGAACTCTCCGTCGCCTACGACGCGCTGAACCGCGAACTCGGGCTCCCGACCGGGCCGATCGACCCCGCCGAGTACCTGCCGCGATACGCCTCGAAACTCGAGGTCGGAACGGCCGTCGAGCAACGCGCCCGCGACCACGTCGAAACCCTGCTCGAGGCGGGACTGATCGGCGGTCGAAACCCAAGCGGCGTCGCGGCGGCCTGTCTCTACAAAGCCGCCGGGGAACGCGAGGATTGGCCCACGCTCACTCAGGCCACTGCGGCCGAGGTCGCCGACGTCGCGCCGGTGACGATCCGGTCGACCGTCGTCGATCTCAGGGAGCTCGGATCGGCCGAACTGGTATCCGCTTCGTCGGACTGA
- a CDS encoding helix-turn-helix domain-containing protein, with amino-acid sequence MTDAPQHRLGELMERSNPPFEEVMSCVFGIEDHETRAYLVLREQPGSTIEELAASLERDRSTVNRSLSTLRDRGLVRRDRRLLDGGGDIYQYTATSLPEAKEMLHEALDAWTATVHDVIDEFDDGTD; translated from the coding sequence ATGACCGACGCCCCACAGCACCGTCTCGGGGAACTGATGGAGCGATCGAACCCGCCGTTCGAGGAGGTGATGAGTTGCGTATTCGGGATCGAAGACCACGAGACGCGGGCGTATCTCGTCCTGCGTGAGCAACCCGGGAGTACGATCGAGGAACTGGCCGCGTCCCTCGAGCGCGACCGGAGTACGGTCAACCGGTCGCTGTCGACGCTCCGGGACCGCGGGCTCGTGCGCCGGGACCGGCGGCTGCTCGACGGTGGCGGCGACATATACCAGTATACGGCCACGTCGCTTCCCGAGGCCAAGGAGATGCTCCACGAGGCGCTGGACGCGTGGACCGCCACGGTCCACGACGTGATCGACGAGTTCGACGATGGGACCGACTGA